In Bradyrhizobium symbiodeficiens, the genomic stretch CGGGCTCACCGGCACCAAGTTCGGCTGTGGCCAGGCCCTGTGCGGCAGTTGCACCGTCATCGTCGACAAGGAAGCGGTGCGCTCCTGCATCACGTCGATCAACGACGTCGCCGGACGCGAGGTCACCACGATCGAGGGACTGCATCCGAACGGCGATCATCCGGTGCAGAAGGCCTGGCGCCAGGTCAATGTGCCCCAATGCGGCTTCTGCCAGGCCGGCCAGATCATGCAGGCCGCCGCGCTTCTGATGGACAATCCGAAGCCTTCGCATGACCAGATCCGCGAGGCGATGTCCGGCAACATCTGCCGCTGCGGCTGCTACCAGCGCATCGAGAACGCGGTCCATCTCGCATCGACGGGGGTGTGACATGAATTTCATCGACAATCCCGGCAAGCTCCATGTCTTCGAAAAAAATGGCTTCGAAAAGAACATCAAGATCGAGAAGGTCTCGCGCCGCAGCATCCTGAAGGGCCTTGGCATCACCGGCGGCTTCGTGCTGGCGGCACCCGTGATGTCGCGCCAGGCGTTTGCCTATGAGACCGGCGCGGGCAAAATGCCGCATGGCGTCGTGGTCGACCCGCGCGTGTTCGTCGCGGTCGGGCCCGACGGCATCGTCACCATCCTCGCCCACCGTTCCGAGATGGGCACAGGCGTCCGCACCAGCCTGCCGCTGATCGTGGCCGAGGAGATGGAAGCCGATTGGTCCAGGGTCAAGGTGAAGCAGGCCCATGGCGACGAGGTCAAGTTCGGCAACCAGGACACCGACGGCTCGCGCAGTACGCGGCATTATCTGCTTCCGATGCGCCAGATCGGCGCCTCCGCCCGCACCATGCTGGAGCAGGCCGCGGCGAAGCGCTGGGGTGTGCCGGCGACCGAAGTGAAGGCCGTCAATCACGAGGTCGTCCACAGCGCCAGCGGGCGCAAGCTCGGTTTCGGCGAACTCGCCGCGGATGCCGCCAAGGAATCGATGCCCAGCATCGAAGGCCTCAAGCTGAAGGATCCCAAGGATTTCCGCTACCTGGGCAAGGGCCAGGTCGGCATCGTCGATCTCCACGACATCACCACCGGCAAGGCGCTTTACGGCGCCGATGTGCGGTTGCCCGGCATGAAATATGCGGTGATCGCGCGTCCGCCGGTCACAGGCGGCAAGCTGGTTTCCTTCGATCCCGATGCGGCGCTGAAGGTTCCCGGCGTCGAGAAGGTGATGAAGGTTCAGGGCTGGCCGTGGCCCTCGAAGTTCCAGCCGCTCGGCGGCGTCGCGGTGATCGCCCGTAACACCGGCGCTGCGATCAAGGGCCGCGACGCCCTGAAGCTGACCTGGGACGATGGCGCCAACGGCAAATACGACTCGGTCGCCTATCGCAAGGAGCTCGAGGAGGCCTCGCGCAAGCCCGGCCTCGTCGTGCGCGCCGAGGGCGATGCCGACGCCGCGCTCAAGTCCGCCGACAAGGTCGTCGTCGGCGAATATTACCTGCCCCACCTCGCCCATGTCAGCATGGAGCCGCCGGTCGCGGTTGCCGACGTCAAGGGCGACAAGGCGGAGATCTGGGCGCCGGTGCAGAGCCCCGGCGGCACCCGCGAGGACGTCGCCAAGACGCTCGGTATCCCCGAGGGCAATGTCACCGTCAACGTGACGCTGCTCGGCGGCGGTTTCGGCCGCAAGTCGAAATGCGACTTCGCGCTCGAGGCCGCGCTGCTGTCGAAGGAGCTCGGTGCGCCCGTGAAGGTGCAGTGGACGCGCGAGGACGACGTGCACCACGACTTCCTGCACACCGTCTCGGTGGAGCGCATCGAGGCGGGCCTGGACAAAAGCGGCAAGGTGATCGCGTGGCGCCATCGCAGCGTCGCGCCGACCATCGCCTCGACCTTCGCTGCGGGCGCCAAGCACGCGGCGCCCTTCGAGCTTGGCATGGGACTCGTCGACATGCCGTTCGAAATCGCCAACATCTCCTGCGAGAACCCGGAGGCCGCGGCATTCACGCGCATCGGCTGGTTCCGCTCGGTCTCGAACATTCCGCGTGCGTTTGCGGTGCAATCGATGGTCGGCGAGATCGCAGCAGCAACCGGGCGCGACCAGAAGGAGACGCTGCTCGCGCTGATCGGCAGCCCGCGCATCGTCAAGCCCGCGGTGAAGGACATGTGGAACTACGGCGAGCCCCAGGACAGTTACCCGATCGACACCGCGCGCCTGCGCAAGGTGGTCGAACTGGTCGCCGAAAAGGGCGAATGGGGGCGGACGGTCGCCAAGGGCCATGGTCTCGGCATCGCCGTGCACCGCAGCTTCGTCAGCTACATCGCGACCATCGTCGAGGTGGCCGTCGACGAGAAGGGCAAGCTGAGTGTGCCGCGGGTCGACACCGCGATCGACTGCGGCACTTATGTCAACCCCGAGCGCATTGCCTCGCAGATCGAGGGCGCGGCGATCATGGGGCTGAGTCTTGCCAAATACGGCGCGATCACCTTCAAGGACGGCAAGGTGGAGCAAAAGAACTTCGACGACTTCCAGGTCATCAGGATGGACGAATCTCCCGTGGTGACCAACGTCTACATCGTGCCGCCCGGACCCGACACGCCGCCGAGCGGCGTGGGCGAGCCCGGCGTACCGCCGTTCGCACCCGCGCTGATGAACGCAATCTTCGCCGCGACGGGAAAACGCATCCGCAGCCTGCCGCTCGGCAAGCAATTGGAGGCGTGAGCCTAAACAACGGCGCGAGACGGAACACAAACGATCTCGCGCCGTTTCCATCGATCTGACAGGAGCAGATCGATGACAAACATCCCAAAGGCGCTCGCAGTCTCGTTGCTGTCGGGCGCCTTTCTTTCGACGGCCTCCGGCGCATTCGCCCAAGGCAACACCACGCCACCGTCCACCGCGACACGCCCCTCCGCGCCGGACCAGAACTCGCTGCCCAACGCCAACGCCCCGCCCGCCTCGACCACCCAGACCACCGGACAGCACAATCCCGATCCCAAGATTCAGGAGATGAACCAGAAGGAAAAGGACAAGGTGGACCGGCAGGGGAAGTAGTGGACGGGGCGCTTTTCCACGCGGCTGTTTCCGCGTGACGGCCGGGCTGTCCCGGCCATCCACGGTCTTTGCCGCGGCAGGAAGAACGTGGATGCCCGGGACAGGCCCGGGCATGACGAACTCGTGGTACGGGGCGTCGCCTTGCTACTAGCCACCCACACCAAATGCGGCGGACGTTGCCGTCCGCCGCATTCGCCACCCCCCTGCTGCTCCGCTTCTTTCGATCCGCCCGCGGAGCTATTTCTTGAGTGCGAAGACCCAGACGACGCCGCCTTGGGGCACATTGGCTTCGATGCCGATATTGTTGGTCACCAGCGCATCCTGGATGCGCTGAGCGTCCACGCCCCAGCCCGACTGGATTGCGATGTACTGCGTGCCGTCGATCTCGTAGGACACCGGCATGCCCACGATGCCGGAATTGGTCTTCTGCTCCCACAGGAGTTCGCCGGTCTTGGCATGGAAGGCTCGGAAGTTGCGGTCGTTGGTGCCGCCGACGAAGACGAGATCGCCCGCCGTCGCCGTCACCGAACCGAACAACTGCGACTTGGGGAAGTCGTGCTGCCACACCTTTTTGCCGGTGGCGGGATCCCATGCCTGGAGCTCACCGAAATGATCGGCGCCCGGCTTCGTCTTCAGGCCGATGTCCTCAGGCTTGGTGCCGAGCCAGAGCTCACCCGGTTTGAGCGGGACCTTCTCGCCGGTGAATCCGCCGCAGAAATTCTCGTTGGCAGGCACGTAGACGAGGCCGGTCCTCTGGCTGTAGGCGGCCGACGGCCAATCCTTGCCGCCCCACAGCGACGGACAGAACTCGACGCGCTTGCCGATCACCGGCTTGTGCGCGGGGTCCACGATCGGCTTGCCAGTCTCGTCGATGCCCTTCCAGACGTCGGTATAGACGAATGGCCAACCGGCGACATAGTTGATCTTGGTCGGCGTCCGCTCCAGCACCCAGAAGATCGCGTCGCGCCCCGGATGGACCAGGCTCTTGATGGTGCGACCGTTCCGTTGCAGATCGATCAGCATCGGCGCCTCGACCTCATCCCAGTCCCAGGAATCGTTCTGGTGGTACTGGTGATAGGCCTTGATCTTGCCGGTGTCGGGATCGAGCGCGAGCACCGATGCGGTGTAGAGATTGTCGCCGGGATGGGTCTCGCCGGGCCATGGCGCGGCGTTGCCGACGCCCCAATAGATCGTCTTGGTCTCCTTGTCGTAATTGCCGGTCATCCAGGCCGATCCACCGCCGTTCTTCCAGTCGTCGCCCTGCCAGGTGTCGTGACCGGGCTCGCCTTCGCCGGGGATGGTGTAGGTCCGCCACAGCTCCTTGCCGTCCTTGGCATCATAGGCCACGATATAGCCGCGCACGCCGAACTCGCCGCCGGACCCGCCGACGATGACCTTGCCGTCGACGATCAACGGCATCAGCGTTAAATACTGGCCCTTCCTGTAGTCCTGCACCTTGGTATCCCACACCACTTTGCCGGTCTTGGCATCGAGCGCGACCACGTGATCGTCCGTGGTGGCGAGGTAGAGCTTGTCCTCCCACAGGCCTACGCCCCGGTTGGTCGGATGCAGCTGAAACAGATCGTCAGGGAGCTGCCGCTTGTAGCGCCAGTATTCGTCGCCGGTCTTCGCGTTCAGCGCGATCACCTGACCCATTGGGGTCGTCACGAACATCGCGCCATTGTTGACGATCGGCGGCGCCTGATGGCCTTCGACCACGCCGGTGGCAAAGGTCCAGACCGGCGTGAGGTTCTTCACGTTCGAGGTGTTGATCTGGTCGAGCGGACTGTAGCCCTGTCCGTCATAGGTGCGCCGGTAGAGCATCCAATTTTTTGGCTCCGGATTCTCCAATCGTTGTGCGGTGACCGGAGAATAATTCTCGATCGGGCCGGCGATCGCGGCGGTCGAGACGAGGCAGGTGAAGGCGACGAAGCCGGACAGGTACCATTGCTTTTTGGTCATGGACGTTCCCCTTTTTCATCCGTTTGAATTCTTGTTTTGAATTGTTGTTTTGAATTCTTGTCGTCCCGTCGTCCGCCCCTCGGCGGATGCGGCCTCTCGTGACGCGGGCATATCCCGCACCGTCCGTCATCCTGGCTGCACGCCACCTACCTTTCCGATGAAGTTGCCGGCGACGCTGAGTGAGCCGTCAGCCAGCGCCAGCGGCAGCGCCGCGAGCCGTCGCGGCGCCGGGCCGAACACGACCTGTGCGCCCGCACGAGGATCGTATTCGGAGTTGTGACACATGCACTTGAACACCTCCTTGTCGCCGACATCGCTCTTGACCCAGGCGGTGACGGGACAGCCGGCATGCGAGCAGATCGCCGAATAGGCGATGATGCCGTCGACGGCACGCGCGCGCGTCTTGTCGTCGAGCTCGGCCGGATCGAGCCGGATGACCAGGATCTCGTTGAGACGAGAGGCGCTGCGCACCACAGATGTCTTGGGATCCTTCGGCCAGGCATGCACCGGCGGTCCGCCTGCCGGCAGATCGGCCGCGGTGATCAGCTTTCCCTCCTTGTCGCCTTCGGAGAAGACGAGCACATCGCCCTTCTGGGGCCGTTCGTCGGAGCCGGGCGGATCCTCGTCCGCGCGCGCATGCGCGGAACAACCGAGGCACGCGGTGGTGGCAAGTGCGCCGAGCAGGACCGTTCGCCGCGTCTGCTCGGCGCACATGTCGGCTTCGGGCTCCCCAGGGTTTTCGGACGATGAGGAATTCGTGGTGAAGGATGCGCGGGACATGTCCACAAGCTGGCGCTGGAACTCTGCCGAAAACAAGGCGAAGAATTGGCGCCGCAGTGCATCAATATGACTTTGCTCGCGTTGATTGAACAACGACGAACGCGTTCAAGCGCGTTTTTGCAATTTCAACGTCGCGCCGCGCGAGCGGCATGATGATTTTGCAGATCAGACCGATGATGTCGGAATTGGTGCAGCGCGCTATTCGTCGCGCAGCGCAAACGCAGCGCGAGGTCCCTGCATGTTCTGCAGGCAGCCGGTCGTCGTCAGGATCTGAGCACGTGGCGTGGCGCGGCGATCGAACCCGCGACGGTGGCCGATGCCATCTCGAAACTGTCGGCGATGCGCCGAGCCTTGTCGATGAACAGTGTGGCCGCCGGCGGCGGGCAAACCTCACGCGCCGTCTGTTCGAACAGATCGAGCCAGCGGTCGAAATGATCGCCGGCCAGACCGAGCGGCATATGCGCCCGCATCGGCGAGCCATGATAGCGACCGCTCATCAGGACGACCGACGACCAGAAATCCCTGAGCTTGGCGAGATGCTCGTCCCAGTTCTTCACAATCGCGAACACGGGTCCCAGCAGCGCATCCTCGCGCACGCGCCCGTAGAAACGGGTGACAAGGTCGGAGATCATCTCTTCGGTGATCCCGGTACGCTCGATCGCATCCTGGGTCAGCAGGTTCCGCCGTGCGACCGCAGCTTCGCGCTCGGCCTTCAGTCGATCCGACATGTCCTTTGTTTTCCGTTCCGTTGGTCCCGCGAGCCGCCCGTTCGACATTGTCGGACCAATTGCGAGCGGCGTCTTTGTCGCAGCGCAAATGCGGGATAAGGCGGCGGGCGCTTGGCGCCCGCCGCTGGCGACTTCATCAGGCGCCGTATGTGTAAAAGCCCTGCCCCGTCTTGCGGCCGAGATGGCCGGCATCGACCATTTCCCTGAGCAAGGGGGCCGGACGGTATTTGGGGTCGTTGAAGCCCTTGTAAAAGACCTCCATCACCGAAAGCATGGTGTCGAGCCCGACGAGATCGGCCAGAGCCAGCGGCCCGATCGGGTGGTTGCAACCGAGCTTCATACCGGCGTCGATCTCCTCCGCGGTCGCGATCCCTTCCTGGAGGGCGAAGATCGCCTCGTTGATCATCGGGCACAGGATGCGGTTGACGGCGAAGCCCGGGCTGTTCTTGGCGGTGATCGCCACCTTGCCGACGCGCTTGGCGAAATCGAGTGCCTTGGCGTGGGTATCGTCGGAAGTCTGCAGGCCGCGGATCAGTTCCAGCAGCGCCATCACCGGCACCGGGTTGAAGAAGTGCATGCCGATGAAACGGTCGGGACGATCGGTCGCCGCAGCGAGCTTCGTGATCGAGATCGACGAGGTGTTGGTCGCGAGCAGCGTGCGCGGCGACAGCGTGGCGCAGAGGTCCTTCAGGATCTTGACCTTGAGCTCCTCGTTCTCGGTTGCGGCCTCGATGACGAGATCGCAATCGGTAAGCCTGGCGCGGTCCGTCGTGCCGGTGATGCGCTTGAGCGCCGCGTCGCGGTCGGCCGCCGACATCTTCTCCTTCTTGACCAGGCGCTCGAGGCTGCCGCCGACGGTCGACAGCCCGCGGTTCACCGCCGCATCGGAAATATCGACCATCACGACAGAGAGCCCGGCCGCCGCGCAGATTTGCGCGATACCATTCCCCATGGTCCCTGCCCCGATGATGCCAACGGTCTGGATCATAGCCTCACATCCTTCATCCTTGCGGGCGAGCCGTCCCGGCCCTGCCCATTGTTCCTGCATCAGGCTCTGGCATCGCCGGCCGGCGCCCGCGACCTGATCCTGCCTCTTCCTTAAAGCATCCACGGCGGGAATAAAGCCGCCGTGGGTCGCGAAATGGCGCGATTTGGCCACCTGGCAGGCGGTCTGCGCCGAATTTGCGCCCGCGCCGGGCCCGGCGCCGCGCCGCGGGAGGACGGCCAAAGTCCCAGCACGCTTCGGGCCTCGATCTCCGCCGATCGGACGACGCGGCAGCCACATACCGTGTGGTGTAGTCGATGCGCAATGCCAGCGCGAATGCGTCGCGACGCCCTTGTGCCATCGACCACATCGGCTTCGTACCTCACCTGTTAGCGTCGCCCACATGAAGAACCACATCAAGCCATCCATCATCCTCACCGCTCTGCTCGTCGCCACACAAGGCGTGGCTGCCGAAACCAGAGGCGCCGGCTCAACCTTCATTTCGCCCGTGATGGCGAAATGGACCGACGCGTACAAGGCCGGGACCGGCAACGTAGTCAGCTATAAAGCCGTCGGCTCCGGCACCGGCCTCGGCCTGATCATGAAGGAAGCCGTCGATTTCGGCGCCAGCGACATGCCGCTCGCCCGGAAGGAGTTGGACAGGCTCGGCCTGATGCAATTCCCGATCGTGATCGGAGGCGTCGTGCCGGTGGTTAACATCGAGGGCATCAAGCCTGGCCAGATCCGCTTCACCGGGCAGGTGCTCGCCGACATCTACCTCGGCAAGCTCAAATTCTGGAACGATCCCGCTCTCGGCGCGATCAACCCCGACGTGAGATTGCCGAACACTGCGATCACGGTGGTTCATCGCATCGATGGCTCCGGCACGACGTTCAACTGGTCGAACTACCTCTCGAAGGTCAGCCCGCAATGGAAAGCCAGCATGGGCGAAGGCACCTCCGTCGAGTGGCCGCTCGGCCTCGGCGGCCGGGGCAATGACGGCGTCGCTTCGCTCGTCAGCCTCGTCCCCGGCGCGATCGGCTATCTCGAATACACTTACGCGCTGCAACGGCTCGACCGGATTTCCTTCGGGATCGTGCAGAACAGCGCCGGCAATTATGTCGTGCCCGACGCGGCATCATTTCAGGCGGCGGCAGCGAATGCGGATTGGAAGGCGGAGAAGGATTTCCACCTCGTGCTTACCAACGCGCCCGGTGAAGATGCCTACCCCATCACGGCGACGACGTTCGTGCTCATGCCGAAGGCTCCGAAATCACCGGAACGATCGGCAGCCGCCATCGACTTCATGCGCTGGCTGCTCGAGAACGGCAGGTCCCAGGCCGAAACGCTCAACTACGTCCCGCTCCCGCCCGCCTTGATCGACCAGATCGAGCGCTATTGGCGGGAAAGCGCCGGGGCAGCCCCCACGATCTCGGCATCGACCAAGGTCAAGCACTAATGCCGAAAGCAGACGTGCTATCCCCGTCCGCGACATTGCATTCCAGCTGAATCCGGTTTCCAAACCGCTCCACGCGAGTATTCTGTGACCGCCTGCGGCAAGGAGAACTCCTTGTCGCCGGCGGAGCCACAAGTGCCTGCGGAACGCGCTCGCGCCACTGCATTGCACAGCGACACTCGCAGGAATCATCCGTGAAACGTCTGCCCAGTCCCGACACCGACGCCCCCGCGGCATTCCGTCCGGCGCCGAAGCGTCAGGCCGCATGAACGACTTCGCACGATCCATTGGCGCGGCGTTCTCCCTGATCGGCGAAGCCGACGCCGAGCTGCTCGGCATCGTCGGATTGTCGGTGCGCGTCAGCCTGACCGCGAGCGTCATTGCGCTACTGATCGGCGCACCGATCGGGGCCTTGCTTGCCATCATGCGTTTCCGCGGGCGTCAGGTCGTCATCGTGCTGACCAATGCGCTGCTCGGCCTTCCGCCGGTCGTGGTCGGGCTCGCGCTCTATCTTCTGCTGTCGCGGTCCGGCCCGCTCGGGGTGGCCGGACTGCTGTTCACGCCGGCCGCCATGGTGATCGCGCAAACGTTGCTCGCCACCCCGATCGTGGTGGCGCTGGTTCACCGGCCCGCGAGCCTGCTGTGGGCGGAATATGGCGACCTCGCACGGATCGACGGGCTGTCGGCCTTCCGCAGCGTGGCG encodes the following:
- a CDS encoding (2Fe-2S)-binding protein, encoding MIKVKINGQEQSWDGDPDLPLLWFLRDEAGLTGTKFGCGQALCGSCTVIVDKEAVRSCITSINDVAGREVTTIEGLHPNGDHPVQKAWRQVNVPQCGFCQAGQIMQAAALLMDNPKPSHDQIREAMSGNICRCGCYQRIENAVHLASTGV
- a CDS encoding xanthine dehydrogenase family protein molybdopterin-binding subunit, with translation MNFIDNPGKLHVFEKNGFEKNIKIEKVSRRSILKGLGITGGFVLAAPVMSRQAFAYETGAGKMPHGVVVDPRVFVAVGPDGIVTILAHRSEMGTGVRTSLPLIVAEEMEADWSRVKVKQAHGDEVKFGNQDTDGSRSTRHYLLPMRQIGASARTMLEQAAAKRWGVPATEVKAVNHEVVHSASGRKLGFGELAADAAKESMPSIEGLKLKDPKDFRYLGKGQVGIVDLHDITTGKALYGADVRLPGMKYAVIARPPVTGGKLVSFDPDAALKVPGVEKVMKVQGWPWPSKFQPLGGVAVIARNTGAAIKGRDALKLTWDDGANGKYDSVAYRKELEEASRKPGLVVRAEGDADAALKSADKVVVGEYYLPHLAHVSMEPPVAVADVKGDKAEIWAPVQSPGGTREDVAKTLGIPEGNVTVNVTLLGGGFGRKSKCDFALEAALLSKELGAPVKVQWTREDDVHHDFLHTVSVERIEAGLDKSGKVIAWRHRSVAPTIASTFAAGAKHAAPFELGMGLVDMPFEIANISCENPEAAAFTRIGWFRSVSNIPRAFAVQSMVGEIAAATGRDQKETLLALIGSPRIVKPAVKDMWNYGEPQDSYPIDTARLRKVVELVAEKGEWGRTVAKGHGLGIAVHRSFVSYIATIVEVAVDEKGKLSVPRVDTAIDCGTYVNPERIASQIEGAAIMGLSLAKYGAITFKDGKVEQKNFDDFQVIRMDESPVVTNVYIVPPGPDTPPSGVGEPGVPPFAPALMNAIFAATGKRIRSLPLGKQLEA
- a CDS encoding methanol/ethanol family PQQ-dependent dehydrogenase, producing MTKKQWYLSGFVAFTCLVSTAAIAGPIENYSPVTAQRLENPEPKNWMLYRRTYDGQGYSPLDQINTSNVKNLTPVWTFATGVVEGHQAPPIVNNGAMFVTTPMGQVIALNAKTGDEYWRYKRQLPDDLFQLHPTNRGVGLWEDKLYLATTDDHVVALDAKTGKVVWDTKVQDYRKGQYLTLMPLIVDGKVIVGGSGGEFGVRGYIVAYDAKDGKELWRTYTIPGEGEPGHDTWQGDDWKNGGGSAWMTGNYDKETKTIYWGVGNAAPWPGETHPGDNLYTASVLALDPDTGKIKAYHQYHQNDSWDWDEVEAPMLIDLQRNGRTIKSLVHPGRDAIFWVLERTPTKINYVAGWPFVYTDVWKGIDETGKPIVDPAHKPVIGKRVEFCPSLWGGKDWPSAAYSQRTGLVYVPANENFCGGFTGEKVPLKPGELWLGTKPEDIGLKTKPGADHFGELQAWDPATGKKVWQHDFPKSQLFGSVTATAGDLVFVGGTNDRNFRAFHAKTGELLWEQKTNSGIVGMPVSYEIDGTQYIAIQSGWGVDAQRIQDALVTNNIGIEANVPQGGVVWVFALKK
- a CDS encoding ubiquinol-cytochrome c reductase iron-sulfur subunit, which produces MSRASFTTNSSSSENPGEPEADMCAEQTRRTVLLGALATTACLGCSAHARADEDPPGSDERPQKGDVLVFSEGDKEGKLITAADLPAGGPPVHAWPKDPKTSVVRSASRLNEILVIRLDPAELDDKTRARAVDGIIAYSAICSHAGCPVTAWVKSDVGDKEVFKCMCHNSEYDPRAGAQVVFGPAPRRLAALPLALADGSLSVAGNFIGKVGGVQPG
- a CDS encoding group III truncated hemoglobin; the protein is MSDRLKAEREAAVARRNLLTQDAIERTGITEEMISDLVTRFYGRVREDALLGPVFAIVKNWDEHLAKLRDFWSSVVLMSGRYHGSPMRAHMPLGLAGDHFDRWLDLFEQTAREVCPPPAATLFIDKARRIADSFEMASATVAGSIAAPRHVLRS
- a CDS encoding 3-hydroxybutyryl-CoA dehydrogenase — protein: MIQTVGIIGAGTMGNGIAQICAAAGLSVVMVDISDAAVNRGLSTVGGSLERLVKKEKMSAADRDAALKRITGTTDRARLTDCDLVIEAATENEELKVKILKDLCATLSPRTLLATNTSSISITKLAAATDRPDRFIGMHFFNPVPVMALLELIRGLQTSDDTHAKALDFAKRVGKVAITAKNSPGFAVNRILCPMINEAIFALQEGIATAEEIDAGMKLGCNHPIGPLALADLVGLDTMLSVMEVFYKGFNDPKYRPAPLLREMVDAGHLGRKTGQGFYTYGA
- the pstS gene encoding phosphate ABC transporter substrate-binding protein PstS, with product MKNHIKPSIILTALLVATQGVAAETRGAGSTFISPVMAKWTDAYKAGTGNVVSYKAVGSGTGLGLIMKEAVDFGASDMPLARKELDRLGLMQFPIVIGGVVPVVNIEGIKPGQIRFTGQVLADIYLGKLKFWNDPALGAINPDVRLPNTAITVVHRIDGSGTTFNWSNYLSKVSPQWKASMGEGTSVEWPLGLGGRGNDGVASLVSLVPGAIGYLEYTYALQRLDRISFGIVQNSAGNYVVPDAASFQAAAANADWKAEKDFHLVLTNAPGEDAYPITATTFVLMPKAPKSPERSAAAIDFMRWLLENGRSQAETLNYVPLPPALIDQIERYWRESAGAAPTISASTKVKH
- a CDS encoding ABC transporter permease — protein: MNDFARSIGAAFSLIGEADAELLGIVGLSVRVSLTASVIALLIGAPIGALLAIMRFRGRQVVIVLTNALLGLPPVVVGLALYLLLSRSGPLGVAGLLFTPAAMVIAQTLLATPIVVALVHRPASLLWAEYGDLARIDGLSAFRSVALLFALGRTSLLTAFLAAFGRAIAEVGAIIIVGGNIRGFTRTMTTAIALETSKGDLPLALGLGLILLALSVAVSTVAFVLVGRVGEK